In one window of Lacticaseibacillus casei DSM 20011 = JCM 1134 = ATCC 393 DNA:
- the rpmJ gene encoding 50S ribosomal protein L36: MKVRPSVKKMCEHCKVVRRKGRVMIICSANPKHKQRQG; this comes from the coding sequence ATGAAAGTACGTCCATCTGTTAAAAAGATGTGCGAGCACTGCAAAGTGGTCCGTCGTAAGGGTCGGGTCATGATTATCTGCTCTGCAAACCCAAAGCATAAACAGCGTCAGGGATAA
- the infA gene encoding translation initiation factor IF-1 gives MAKDDVIEIQGTVTDTLPNAMFKVKLENGAEILAHVSGKIRMHYIRILPGDKVTVELSPYDLTKGRITYRFK, from the coding sequence GTGGCAAAAGACGATGTAATTGAGATCCAAGGCACCGTGACGGATACCTTACCCAACGCGATGTTCAAAGTCAAACTTGAAAACGGTGCGGAAATTCTCGCTCATGTTTCCGGTAAGATTCGGATGCACTATATTCGAATTCTCCCAGGGGACAAGGTAACGGTTGAATTATCACCATACGATTTGACCAAAGGCCGGATCACCTACCGTTTCAAGTAG
- a CDS encoding adenylate kinase has translation MNLILMGLPGAGKGTQAERIEDTYPIAHISTGDMFRAAMAAGTALGKEAKGFIDKGQLVPDSVTNGIVKERLAESDTDAGYMLDGFPRTIQQAEALETITADLKKPLDAVINIDVAPAKLVDRLSGRFICKTCGATYHKIYNPPKVAGTCDRCGGHEFFQREDDKPATVKNRLKVNIEMNTPLLDFYKKKGLLHTVNGDQDIDKVFADIKAILATVAK, from the coding sequence GTGAATCTCATTTTAATGGGACTTCCCGGTGCAGGGAAAGGCACGCAGGCAGAACGGATTGAGGATACTTATCCGATTGCACATATTTCTACTGGGGATATGTTTCGAGCTGCAATGGCTGCTGGCACGGCATTGGGTAAAGAAGCAAAGGGGTTTATTGATAAGGGACAGTTGGTACCGGATTCCGTGACCAACGGCATTGTCAAAGAACGTCTTGCTGAATCTGATACCGACGCCGGTTACATGCTTGACGGCTTTCCGCGCACCATTCAACAAGCAGAGGCACTCGAAACGATCACAGCTGATCTCAAGAAGCCGTTAGATGCTGTTATCAACATTGATGTTGCGCCTGCAAAATTGGTTGACCGTTTGTCTGGCCGGTTTATCTGCAAGACATGCGGAGCAACTTATCACAAAATCTACAACCCGCCAAAGGTTGCCGGCACTTGTGATCGTTGCGGCGGTCACGAATTTTTCCAACGTGAAGATGACAAGCCGGCAACGGTTAAGAATCGACTTAAAGTAAACATCGAGATGAACACGCCGCTATTGGACTTCTATAAGAAGAAGGGCCTGCTGCACACGGTTAATGGCGACCAGGACATCGATAAGGTGTTTGCCGATATCAAAGCGATTTTGGCGACTGTGGCAAAATAA
- the secY gene encoding preprotein translocase subunit SecY, whose product MLRTLKNALKVKDIRNKILFTLAVLLVYRLGTLIAVPGVNAKALQSIGSTGLISLLDTVSGGGLAQYSIFSMGVSPYITAQIVVQLLQMDIVPKFVEWSKQGEVGRRKLNQVTRYLTIIFGFFQAIGITAGFQTLSSMGLVKNPSVSTYITIGIILTGGTMLLTWMGEQITDKGLGNGVSLLIFSGIVARLPSGLQELYRDNVQVYSGAEIWKGIAFLAALAVIVIIVITFVTWVQQANYKIPIQYTRRVTSAGSNSYLPLKVNVAGVIPVIFASSFIVTPQTILMAFQKNHGSDGWYQVMTNIFNMQKPAGTAIYTILIILFTFFYAFVQVNPEKVAENLTKQGSYIPGVWPGKETENYISRLLMRLSTVGALFLGLVALLPQLAANIWGLPQSIGLGGTSLLIVVMTAIELVRQLDGLLMKREYVGFIRGDLVKDDQKK is encoded by the coding sequence ATGCTGAGGACCCTAAAAAACGCGCTCAAGGTTAAAGACATCCGTAACAAGATCCTCTTCACTTTAGCGGTTTTATTGGTCTATCGATTAGGTACACTGATCGCGGTGCCAGGCGTTAACGCCAAGGCGCTGCAGTCAATTGGCTCGACAGGCTTGATCTCACTGCTGGATACCGTCAGCGGTGGCGGACTTGCGCAATACTCCATCTTTTCGATGGGGGTTTCGCCGTATATTACGGCGCAAATTGTGGTTCAGCTGCTGCAAATGGATATCGTTCCGAAATTTGTTGAGTGGAGCAAGCAAGGGGAAGTCGGTCGGCGCAAGCTGAATCAGGTCACCCGTTATCTAACCATCATTTTTGGGTTCTTTCAGGCAATTGGGATTACAGCTGGCTTTCAAACGTTAAGTTCGATGGGCTTGGTCAAGAATCCGTCTGTTAGCACCTACATTACGATCGGGATCATCCTCACCGGCGGTACTATGTTGCTGACCTGGATGGGTGAACAAATCACCGATAAGGGGCTTGGTAATGGTGTTTCGCTGCTGATCTTCTCAGGGATCGTTGCACGCCTGCCTTCAGGTCTTCAGGAGTTATATCGGGACAATGTTCAGGTATACTCTGGCGCCGAGATCTGGAAAGGAATTGCGTTCTTGGCCGCCTTGGCAGTGATTGTGATTATCGTGATCACTTTCGTTACTTGGGTACAACAAGCAAACTACAAGATTCCAATTCAGTATACCCGCCGCGTTACCAGTGCAGGTAGCAATAGTTACCTGCCACTTAAGGTGAACGTTGCTGGTGTTATTCCGGTTATTTTTGCGAGTTCCTTCATTGTAACGCCGCAGACAATTTTAATGGCTTTTCAGAAGAATCATGGTAGTGATGGCTGGTATCAGGTCATGACCAACATCTTCAATATGCAAAAGCCTGCCGGAACTGCGATCTATACGATTTTGATTATCCTGTTCACATTCTTCTATGCGTTCGTTCAGGTCAATCCCGAAAAGGTCGCAGAAAACCTAACCAAACAAGGCAGCTACATTCCCGGTGTTTGGCCGGGTAAGGAAACTGAGAATTATATCTCGCGACTGCTTATGCGTTTGTCAACAGTCGGGGCATTATTCCTTGGTTTGGTTGCCTTACTACCGCAACTGGCTGCTAACATTTGGGGTCTGCCACAATCAATTGGACTTGGCGGTACCAGCCTGCTGATTGTTGTCATGACTGCGATTGAATTAGTTCGGCAGTTAGACGGCTTGCTCATGAAACGTGAGTATGTCGGCTTTATCCGTGGTGATTTGGTTAAGGATGATCAGAAGAAGTAA
- the rplO gene encoding 50S ribosomal protein L15 — MQLHELKPSVGSRHARKRLGRGTSSGQGKTAGKGTKGQLARQGGKTRLGFEGGQMPLFRRMPKRGFNNINRKEYAIVNLSDLNRFDDGAEVTPAALIDAGIVKNEKNGVKLLADGKLEKKLTIKVAKASTAAKAAVEAAGGSIEVI; from the coding sequence ATGCAATTGCACGAATTAAAGCCGAGCGTCGGCTCCCGTCATGCCCGCAAACGTCTGGGCCGCGGTACTTCTAGCGGTCAAGGTAAGACAGCCGGTAAAGGGACAAAGGGTCAATTGGCACGTCAGGGCGGCAAGACGCGTCTTGGCTTCGAAGGTGGCCAGATGCCATTGTTCCGGCGGATGCCTAAACGCGGTTTCAACAACATTAACCGCAAAGAATACGCAATCGTTAACCTTTCCGATCTTAACCGTTTCGACGATGGTGCCGAAGTAACGCCAGCAGCCTTGATCGACGCTGGTATTGTTAAGAACGAAAAGAACGGTGTCAAGTTGCTGGCAGACGGCAAACTTGAGAAAAAATTGACCATTAAGGTTGCAAAAGCTTCAACCGCAGCAAAAGCTGCTGTTGAAGCAGCTGGCGGTTCGATTGAGGTGATCTAA
- the rpmD gene encoding 50S ribosomal protein L30: protein MAQLKITLTRSAAHRLPKQRKIVKELGLNRVNSSVIKPDNAATRGAIFQISHLVSVEEIKD, encoded by the coding sequence ATGGCTCAATTGAAGATTACTTTGACCCGTAGTGCTGCCCACCGTCTTCCTAAGCAACGTAAGATTGTGAAGGAATTAGGTTTAAACCGGGTAAATAGCTCGGTGATTAAGCCAGACAACGCAGCCACTCGCGGTGCGATTTTCCAAATTTCACACTTGGTTTCTGTTGAAGAAATCAAGGATTAA
- the rpsE gene encoding 30S ribosomal protein S5, whose product MASFIDPNQLDLEDQVVAINRVTKVVKGGRRLRFAAIAIVGDKNGHVGFATGKAQEVPEAIRKAVDAAKKSLIEVPIVGTTIPHEVIGHFGAGEVLLKPAEEGSGVAAGGVIRSVMELAGIADITSKSLGRNTPINMIRATMDGLSQLRTREQVAELRGVSASSLED is encoded by the coding sequence ATGGCATCATTTATCGATCCAAACCAATTGGACTTAGAAGACCAGGTCGTTGCCATCAACCGTGTTACAAAGGTTGTTAAAGGTGGTCGGCGCCTGCGTTTTGCTGCAATTGCAATTGTCGGCGACAAGAACGGTCACGTCGGCTTTGCAACCGGTAAAGCCCAAGAAGTACCTGAAGCAATCCGTAAAGCTGTTGACGCAGCCAAGAAGAGCCTCATCGAAGTGCCGATCGTGGGAACCACCATTCCTCACGAAGTTATTGGTCACTTCGGCGCTGGTGAAGTGCTGTTGAAGCCTGCTGAAGAAGGTTCCGGGGTTGCTGCTGGTGGCGTTATCCGTTCCGTCATGGAACTTGCCGGCATTGCCGATATCACCAGTAAGTCCCTCGGCCGGAACACGCCAATCAACATGATTCGCGCAACAATGGACGGCCTTTCACAATTGCGGACTCGGGAACAAGTTGCTGAATTGCGCGGCGTTTCTGCGTCATCGCTTGAAGACTAG
- the rplR gene encoding 50S ribosomal protein L18, with protein MISKPDKNKTRQRRHARVRGKISGTSERPRLNVFRSNKNIYAQLIDDVAGVTLASASTLDKDIKDPENKTDAAAQVGALIAKRAVADGHKVVVFDRGGYLYHGRVAALAEAARENGLEF; from the coding sequence GTGATTTCAAAGCCAGATAAGAACAAGACTCGGCAACGGCGTCACGCCCGCGTACGAGGCAAGATTTCTGGTACGAGCGAGCGCCCACGCTTGAACGTTTTCCGTTCCAATAAAAACATCTACGCGCAATTAATTGATGACGTAGCGGGTGTGACGCTAGCAAGTGCCTCCACTCTTGATAAGGACATTAAAGATCCTGAAAACAAGACCGACGCTGCTGCACAGGTTGGCGCATTGATTGCCAAGCGCGCTGTTGCTGATGGTCATAAAGTTGTGGTCTTTGACCGTGGTGGTTATCTGTACCATGGTCGCGTTGCTGCGTTAGCTGAAGCAGCACGTGAAAATGGCCTCGAATTCTAG
- the rplF gene encoding 50S ribosomal protein L6, with amino-acid sequence MSRIGYKVIKVPAGVTVTKDGDNITVKGPKGELTRHFVPEIEMHQEGDEISFTRPDDSYKAIHGTMRANLNNMVVGVTEGYKKEMKLVGVGYRAQKQGEKLVLNVGYSHPVEMTAPKGITVEVPSTTQIIISGISKQVVGQFAAVVRSVRAPEPYKGKGIRYVDEHVRRKEGKTGK; translated from the coding sequence GTGAGTCGTATTGGTTATAAAGTCATTAAAGTCCCAGCCGGTGTCACTGTCACCAAAGATGGCGACAACATCACGGTTAAGGGTCCTAAAGGCGAATTGACGCGTCATTTTGTCCCGGAAATCGAAATGCATCAAGAAGGCGACGAAATCAGTTTCACCCGTCCTGATGATTCGTATAAGGCTATCCACGGTACCATGCGTGCCAACTTAAACAATATGGTCGTCGGTGTTACCGAAGGCTACAAGAAGGAAATGAAACTGGTCGGTGTTGGTTATCGTGCCCAAAAGCAAGGCGAGAAGCTTGTTTTGAACGTCGGTTACTCACACCCAGTTGAAATGACCGCACCAAAAGGGATTACTGTTGAAGTTCCAAGCACCACCCAGATCATCATCAGTGGGATCTCAAAACAGGTTGTTGGCCAATTCGCAGCCGTTGTTCGTTCCGTCCGTGCACCTGAACCTTATAAGGGTAAAGGGATTCGTTACGTTGACGAACATGTCCGTCGTAAGGAAGGTAAGACTGGTAAGTAG
- the rpsH gene encoding 30S ribosomal protein S8 yields MVLTDPIADYLTRIRNANMVRHESLVVPASKMKKDISEILKREGFIRDYEVIDDDKQGMIRIFLKYGKNNERVISGLKRISKPGLRSYVKSDAVPKVLNGLGIAIISTSEGVITDKEARAKNVGGEVLAYVW; encoded by the coding sequence ATGGTCTTGACCGATCCAATCGCAGATTACTTAACCCGGATCCGTAACGCTAATATGGTGCGTCACGAGTCCTTGGTCGTACCTGCATCAAAGATGAAGAAAGACATTTCTGAGATTCTTAAACGTGAAGGGTTCATCCGTGACTACGAAGTTATCGATGATGACAAGCAAGGCATGATCCGCATTTTCTTGAAGTATGGTAAGAACAATGAACGGGTTATCTCTGGCTTGAAGCGGATTTCCAAACCGGGTCTGCGCTCATACGTTAAGAGCGATGCGGTTCCTAAGGTTTTGAATGGCTTAGGGATTGCAATTATCTCAACTTCCGAAGGTGTTATCACCGATAAGGAAGCTCGCGCCAAGAACGTCGGCGGCGAAGTACTCGCTTACGTTTGGTAA
- a CDS encoding type Z 30S ribosomal protein S14, with the protein MAKKSMIAKNNRPAKFAVQEYTRCQRCGRPHSVYRKFKLCRICLRELAHAGQIPGMRKASW; encoded by the coding sequence TTGGCTAAGAAGTCAATGATCGCTAAAAACAATCGGCCTGCAAAATTTGCAGTCCAAGAATATACGCGGTGCCAACGGTGTGGCCGTCCGCATTCCGTATATCGTAAATTCAAACTCTGCCGGATTTGCCTTCGTGAGTTAGCACATGCCGGCCAAATTCCAGGCATGCGCAAAGCTAGCTGGTAA
- the rplE gene encoding 50S ribosomal protein L5 translates to MENRLEERYSKEIAPALVSKFNYKSTMQAPKIEKIVLNMGVGDATQNAKLLNEAVDELTLISGQHPLITKAKKSIAGFRLREGMPIGAKVTLRGERMYDFLDKLINVSLPRVRDFHGISPKSFDGRGNYTLGVKEQLIFPEIDYDKVNRVRGLDVVIVTTANTDEEALELLTQVGMPFAK, encoded by the coding sequence ATGGAGAATCGTCTTGAAGAACGTTATAGCAAAGAAATCGCCCCTGCATTGGTAAGCAAGTTCAACTATAAGAGCACCATGCAGGCACCTAAGATCGAAAAGATCGTGTTGAACATGGGTGTTGGTGATGCAACCCAGAATGCTAAGTTGCTGAATGAAGCTGTTGATGAATTGACACTGATCTCTGGCCAGCATCCGCTGATCACCAAGGCCAAGAAGAGTATCGCGGGCTTCCGTCTGCGTGAAGGCATGCCAATCGGCGCAAAGGTGACCCTGCGCGGCGAACGCATGTATGATTTCTTAGATAAGCTGATCAATGTCTCCCTGCCGCGTGTGCGTGACTTCCATGGTATTTCCCCTAAGTCCTTCGACGGCCGCGGGAATTATACGTTGGGTGTTAAGGAACAACTGATTTTCCCAGAAATCGATTACGATAAGGTTAATCGGGTTCGTGGATTGGATGTTGTTATTGTCACAACGGCAAATACTGATGAAGAAGCACTCGAATTGCTTACGCAAGTCGGGATGCCATTCGCCAAATAA
- the rplX gene encoding 50S ribosomal protein L24, with protein MKFKTGDKVRVMRGKDAGKEGQITKVLKDADKVVVEGINMIKKHQKPNNANPQGGIIDKEAPIHVSNVMLLDPETNKPTRVGSEVKDGNKVRIAKKSGTAIDK; from the coding sequence ATGAAGTTCAAAACTGGTGACAAAGTGCGGGTTATGCGCGGCAAAGATGCCGGCAAAGAAGGCCAGATCACAAAGGTCCTGAAAGACGCTGATAAAGTTGTCGTTGAAGGCATCAACATGATCAAAAAGCACCAAAAGCCGAACAACGCCAATCCGCAAGGCGGTATCATCGATAAAGAAGCACCTATTCACGTTTCCAACGTGATGCTTCTGGATCCTGAAACCAACAAGCCGACCCGGGTCGGTTCTGAAGTTAAAGATGGCAACAAAGTGCGGATTGCTAAGAAGTCTGGCACCGCAATCGATAAATAA